The proteins below are encoded in one region of Methanosarcina barkeri 3:
- a CDS encoding PKD domain-containing protein: protein MNRKKTILKIGLISIGLILLLVSSIALAAIESDTGNAIIKDDYASSSALATTEESASSKVIETKISSSGLAHSPDIYGNRIVWTDYRGEECNIYMYDFSTKKESQISTSGMIHGSPAIYGNKIVWGDSTNYSSIHIYDISTQKDTEIPGNTEKPAIYGDKVVYDDYYNIYIYNLSTSQKTQVTPSGPVYYPAIYGNIIVWQGDSGAGNWNIYMYDLSTKKETQITTSGSAEGSTIYGNRIVYADTRNGNTDIYMYNVSTKKETQITSSPDVQAFPAIYGDRIVWEDDGGKDDGGTNHGIYMYDISTNQKMKISAKGSAYSPAIYGNSIVWQYNNEKWKSDIYMATVGVPQPKSPVAAFSASQTSGYAPLKVKFTDKSANSPTSWKWSFGDGKTSTVKSPAYTYTKAGKYTVSLTVKNVAGTSTKTVKNYIVVNTLKSPVAAFSASPRSGKAPLKVQFTDKSSNNPTSWKWSFGDKTYSTAKNPVHTYSKAGKYTVSLTVKNAKGSNTKTISGYIVIAKK, encoded by the coding sequence ATGAATAGAAAAAAGACTATACTTAAGATAGGTTTAATTTCAATAGGTCTAATCTTGCTTTTAGTTTCATCGATAGCATTGGCAGCTATTGAGAGTGATACAGGAAACGCCATTATAAAAGACGATTATGCTTCATCTTCAGCGTTGGCAACTACTGAGGAAAGCGCTTCGTCCAAGGTCATTGAGACTAAAATAAGTAGTAGCGGATTAGCACACTCTCCTGACATCTATGGTAACAGAATAGTATGGACGGATTATCGCGGTGAAGAGTGCAACATTTACATGTACGATTTTTCTACTAAAAAAGAAAGTCAGATCTCCACCTCTGGAATGATACACGGCAGTCCTGCTATCTATGGTAACAAGATAGTATGGGGGGACTCAACCAACTATAGTAGTATTCACATATATGATATATCTACCCAGAAAGATACTGAGATTCCAGGAAATACTGAAAAACCTGCTATCTACGGTGATAAAGTAGTCTACGATGACTACTATAATATCTACATATACAATCTTTCTACTTCCCAGAAAACTCAGGTAACCCCCAGCGGACCAGTATACTATCCTGCTATTTATGGTAACATTATAGTATGGCAAGGCGATAGCGGTGCAGGAAACTGGAATATCTACATGTATGATCTATCTACTAAAAAGGAAACGCAGATAACCACCAGTGGATCAGCAGAGGGCTCTACTATCTATGGTAACAGGATAGTATACGCCGATACTCGGAATGGAAACACTGATATCTACATGTATAATGTCTCCACTAAAAAGGAAACTCAGATAACCAGCAGTCCAGACGTTCAGGCATTTCCTGCTATCTATGGTGACAGGATAGTGTGGGAGGATGATGGCGGGAAGGATGATGGTGGAACAAATCATGGTATCTACATGTATGATATTTCCACTAATCAGAAAATGAAAATCAGCGCCAAAGGATCAGCCTACTCTCCTGCTATCTACGGTAACAGCATAGTATGGCAATATAATAATGAGAAATGGAAATCTGACATTTACATGGCTACTGTTGGAGTACCACAACCAAAATCACCTGTTGCCGCATTCTCTGCGTCTCAAACTTCAGGATATGCTCCACTGAAAGTAAAATTTACTGACAAAAGTGCCAATAGTCCAACTTCATGGAAGTGGAGTTTTGGAGATGGAAAAACTTCAACAGTCAAGAGTCCTGCATATACCTACACTAAAGCCGGAAAATATACTGTCAGCTTAACAGTAAAGAATGTGGCTGGAACAAGTACGAAAACAGTAAAGAATTATATTGTCGTAAACACGTTGAAATCCCCAGTTGCTGCATTTTCAGCTTCTCCACGTTCAGGAAAAGCTCCACTTAAAGTTCAGTTTACTGACAAGAGCTCCAACAACCCCACTTCCTGGAAATGGAGCTTTGGAGACAAAACGTATTCAACAGCCAAAAACCCTGTACATACATATAGTAAAGCCGGAAAATATACTGTCAGTTTAACAGTAAAGAATGCAAAAGGAAGTAACACTAAAACAATATCTGGATATATTGTAATAGCCAAAAAATGA
- a CDS encoding pentapeptide repeat-containing protein encodes MGISGKTHLRGANLIGAELQGADFQEADLVKTNLEGADLRGANLKKADLRGANLSDTHLLEGKGANLQEANLQEANLQGASLVKTNLEQANLERANFQLANLHLANLKGANLKKANFQVANLEGANLQGTNLEEADLYGAGLQEANLQEANLRGANLYGADLHKAHLLKTDLEEANLERANLTGARDLSIEQASKVKTLYNAKLDEEILVPLKEKYPSLFEKT; translated from the coding sequence ATGGGTATATCGGGGAAAACACACCTTAGGGGAGCCAATCTTATAGGAGCTGAACTTCAAGGAGCGGACTTTCAAGAGGCTGACCTTGTAAAAACTAACCTTGAAGGAGCTGACCTTCGAGGAGCTAACCTTAAAAAGGCTGATCTTCGAGGAGCCAACCTTTCAGATACTCATCTTCTTGAAGGTAAAGGAGCTAATCTTCAGGAAGCTAACCTCCAAGAAGCTAATCTACAGGGAGCTAGCCTTGTAAAAACTAATCTTGAACAGGCTAACCTTGAAAGAGCTAACTTTCAACTGGCTAACCTTCATCTGGCGAACCTTAAAGGAGCTAACCTTAAAAAGGCTAACTTTCAGGTGGCTAATCTTGAGGGAGCTAATCTGCAGGGAACTAATCTTGAGGAGGCTGACCTGTATGGAGCTGGCCTTCAAGAGGCAAACCTTCAAGAAGCTAACCTTAGAGGCGCTAACCTCTATGGAGCAGACCTTCACAAAGCCCATCTTCTGAAAACTGATCTTGAGGAAGCAAACCTTGAAAGAGCTAACCTTACAGGAGCTCGTGATTTATCTATTGAGCAAGCTTCTAAAGTGAAAACACTTTATAACGCAAAATTAGACGAGGAGATTCTGGTTCCATTAAAAGAGAAATATCCTTCCCTATTTGAAAAAACCTGA
- a CDS encoding carboxypeptidase-like regulatory domain-containing protein, with the protein MKSGVTLNGNGIGATVIYCDNPESNFATQNIINCEGISDIEISNFLIDGGWGSLSKMHAAKNKYREYEKGVLLSGCSNAVIHDLKMQYSMGDFIFCKKNTSSVQVYNTVCKPGHDSFDAWSAGDGILIFNNCWGTFINSCIKIHNTKNVQICKNTFYTDTGSGNAGVEVMGGNVTGLKINNNIFSTLQLNTIYQDQADGACSGRGTISNNIFYNSPEFNGINGMNIKSTDNIVTSSYSCSRGTKDCGYVAENGTRNLPVYNGSVEPSVTFPADGSTISTVNGYVSISWAYLNATRYSINVYNSTSKFDSSHLIYSLNTSQTSASVPINHNGAFTIKIGARDDVHNSWVYSSPVSLFTVSGKKSATVSSGIFGYLTDAKTGQPVQNAVVTLSNNTWNSIQITDVDGLYQFTVNSEKGKYCLTASATGYLNDPELPVNMTGINTEINLKMVEAPDYCAPHYVQLYISNNSNERIYGCEVQIYTPNNDPANEKPNFCAWTNKEGRANFHLTQGVTYKIVTITLDGQKYTHKLTPDLDQYTIKIPAGTLSVTPANTTSVTPANTTSAIPVVKTVISANCTSKQINNTAAYINASYYDSSSQSSNLTFVLGTMGRGKTFVPCGIPGTNDNVSNPIGVVTDSFIVTNYSGKTYTVRITAQSQTYGSVCEAVNVSFPSKSSNNNLPSVGSNMSYLCILILVIAGLILSKTRKAH; encoded by the coding sequence ATGAAATCAGGAGTAACTCTTAACGGAAATGGGATTGGTGCTACAGTAATCTATTGTGACAATCCCGAATCTAATTTTGCAACTCAAAATATTATTAACTGTGAAGGCATTTCTGATATTGAAATTTCAAATTTCTTAATTGATGGTGGTTGGGGATCTTTAAGTAAAATGCATGCAGCAAAAAACAAGTATAGGGAGTATGAAAAAGGAGTTCTTTTATCCGGCTGTTCAAATGCAGTTATTCACGACTTAAAAATGCAATATAGTATGGGGGACTTTATTTTCTGTAAAAAAAATACCAGCAGCGTTCAGGTTTATAATACCGTATGTAAACCTGGCCATGATAGTTTTGATGCATGGTCTGCAGGTGATGGAATTTTAATATTTAATAATTGCTGGGGTACTTTTATAAATTCTTGCATTAAAATCCATAATACGAAAAACGTTCAAATTTGCAAGAATACTTTCTATACCGATACCGGTTCCGGTAATGCTGGCGTAGAAGTTATGGGAGGTAATGTAACAGGCCTTAAGATTAATAATAATATCTTTTCAACACTTCAATTAAATACAATTTATCAAGACCAGGCTGACGGTGCTTGTTCAGGCAGGGGTACTATTTCAAACAATATATTCTATAACAGTCCCGAATTTAATGGAATTAACGGCATGAATATTAAATCAACTGATAATATTGTAACCAGCTCCTATTCATGCTCCAGGGGTACAAAAGACTGTGGGTATGTTGCAGAAAACGGTACAAGAAATTTACCTGTTTACAATGGTTCTGTAGAACCTTCTGTTACTTTTCCAGCGGATGGCAGTACGATTTCAACTGTTAACGGGTATGTAAGCATAAGCTGGGCATATTTGAATGCAACCAGGTATTCTATCAACGTATATAACAGTACATCAAAGTTCGACTCTTCTCACTTAATATACAGCCTTAACACTTCTCAAACATCTGCAAGTGTGCCAATAAACCACAATGGAGCATTTACTATAAAAATCGGTGCACGTGATGACGTTCATAATTCATGGGTATACAGCAGTCCTGTAAGTTTGTTCACAGTAAGTGGCAAAAAATCGGCTACAGTTTCTTCCGGCATATTTGGATATTTAACAGACGCAAAAACAGGCCAACCTGTTCAGAATGCTGTAGTTACATTATCAAATAATACGTGGAATTCTATTCAAATTACTGATGTTGATGGACTTTACCAGTTCACTGTGAACAGTGAAAAAGGTAAGTACTGTTTAACTGCTTCAGCAACAGGCTACCTTAACGATCCGGAATTGCCAGTAAACATGACAGGCATAAACACGGAAATAAACTTGAAAATGGTGGAAGCACCTGATTATTGTGCACCACACTATGTACAATTATATATTTCTAATAATTCAAATGAAAGGATTTATGGATGTGAGGTTCAGATTTACACACCAAATAATGACCCAGCTAATGAAAAACCTAATTTTTGCGCCTGGACGAATAAGGAAGGTAGAGCAAATTTCCATTTGACTCAAGGTGTCACATATAAAATTGTAACAATAACTTTAGATGGACAAAAGTACACTCACAAATTGACGCCTGATCTGGACCAGTACACTATTAAAATACCTGCAGGTACCCTATCTGTAACACCTGCAAATACCACATCTGTAACGCCTGCAAATACCACATCTGCAATACCTGTTGTGAAGACTGTGATCAGTGCAAACTGTACTTCTAAACAGATAAACAATACTGCAGCGTATATTAATGCAAGTTATTATGATTCTTCATCACAGTCCAGCAATCTGACTTTTGTATTGGGCACTATGGGTCGTGGAAAAACATTTGTGCCATGTGGAATTCCAGGTACTAATGACAACGTAAGTAACCCTATAGGAGTGGTAACTGACTCTTTTATAGTTACTAACTATTCTGGAAAAACATACACTGTGAGAATCACTGCGCAGTCTCAAACTTACGGTTCCGTATGTGAAGCTGTTAATGTATCATTCCCGAGTAAATCTTCAAATAATAATTTACCGTCTGTAGGGTCTAACATGAGTTATCTCTGTATTTTAATCCTGGTTATTGCAGGACTTATATTGTCAAAAACTCGTAAGGCACATTAA
- a CDS encoding pentapeptide repeat-containing protein: MALKKEAYENVREHKLLIWILIVFAVALVFIALLLGYLVFTYPVNQVSQYGITNATEKANLINQYRTTSIQLISIFAQIFGGIAVLIGIYFAWGNLTTAREGQITERFTRAVNQLGAIDQSGNPAIEIRLGGIYALERIADRSGKDYWPIMEILTAYIRKNSPIENYNIKTEDIKNQDKVSFDIQAILTVIKRRRYFFNSGESDCLDLHETCLNGANLKGAHLEKVNLYRANLKKADLEGAYLQEADFLAAKLRSANLKKANLCGADLEEANLCGADLEGAHLKDVNSSPEFPGLDAIVSVDQLSKVKTLYNAELDDELEKILRDNHPYLFSPTGKHPEDYF; encoded by the coding sequence ATGGCACTAAAAAAGGAAGCATATGAGAATGTAAGAGAACACAAACTATTGATATGGATTCTTATTGTTTTTGCTGTTGCTCTTGTGTTTATTGCCTTACTTCTTGGTTATTTAGTATTCACATATCCTGTAAATCAAGTATCTCAATATGGAATAACTAACGCAACAGAAAAAGCTAATTTAATTAATCAATATCGTACGACTTCAATTCAATTAATCTCTATTTTTGCTCAAATATTCGGTGGTATTGCCGTTTTGATTGGTATTTATTTTGCTTGGGGAAATCTTACAACTGCTAGGGAAGGTCAGATTACTGAACGCTTTACTCGAGCTGTAAATCAATTAGGAGCTATTGATCAATCAGGAAATCCGGCAATAGAGATTAGATTGGGTGGAATATATGCCCTTGAGAGAATTGCAGATAGATCTGGTAAGGACTACTGGCCAATTATGGAGATTTTAACAGCTTATATTAGGAAAAATTCACCCATAGAAAATTACAATATAAAAACTGAGGACATTAAAAATCAAGATAAAGTTTCTTTTGATATTCAAGCAATTCTTACTGTCATTAAAAGACGCAGATACTTCTTTAATTCTGGCGAGTCAGATTGTTTAGACCTGCATGAAACTTGTTTAAATGGGGCTAACCTTAAAGGGGCTCATCTTGAGAAGGTTAACCTTTACCGGGCTAACCTCAAAAAGGCTGATCTTGAAGGTGCCTATCTTCAAGAAGCTGATTTTCTAGCAGCCAAACTAAGGTCAGCTAATCTTAAAAAGGCTAATCTTTGTGGAGCTGATCTTGAGGAGGCTAATCTTTGTGGAGCTGATCTTGAAGGAGCACACCTTAAAGATGTTAACTCTTCTCCAGAGTTTCCCGGTCTAGATGCAATCGTATCAGTTGACCAGCTGTCTAAAGTAAAAACGCTTTATAACGCTGAATTAGATGATGAGCTAGAAAAAATATTAAGAGACAATCATCCTTATCTATTTTCTCCTACAGGAAAGCACCCTGAAGATTACTTCTGA
- a CDS encoding MBL fold metallo-hydrolase, with protein sequence MKPFQLTAAIFCLTLILIATGCTDQKETPIETASEQTTPTTTQDTVTISGQNLTVHFLDVGQGDSMLLEIDGKSMLVDAGESDQGKVVTAYLQDQGISTLDYVVATHPHSDHIGGMNEILNNFQVEHFVDSGYPHTSKTYENMLKTIDQKNIPFQVAQAGQKIEFDPAVDIEVLNPAKTYSEDLNENSVVLKVTYGTTSFLLMGDAGLETEEHIMKAGYNVDSDILKVGHHASRSGSGASFISAVSPEVSVIEVGAGNDYEHPHAEILERLQKASKVYRTDLDGTITVTTDGSTYTITTEKTGTISSRNGAYTSTDSTSEESETPGSAKSTVYVSDLNLQDEWVRISNTGSSPVSLNGWKIEDEGSKHIYTFQSYTLNAGTTVIIFTGKGTNSATELYWQLNDPIWNNNGDTAYLYDNSGKLISKLES encoded by the coding sequence ATGAAACCCTTCCAGCTGACTGCCGCAATCTTCTGCCTGACCCTAATACTCATTGCAACCGGATGTACAGATCAAAAAGAGACTCCGATTGAAACAGCTTCGGAACAAACAACTCCTACAACTACTCAAGATACCGTTACTATATCAGGCCAGAATCTTACCGTGCATTTCCTGGATGTTGGTCAGGGAGACTCAATGCTCCTAGAGATTGATGGAAAATCCATGTTAGTTGACGCAGGAGAAAGTGATCAGGGAAAAGTTGTCACAGCTTACTTGCAGGACCAGGGAATTTCAACACTGGATTATGTAGTTGCAACCCATCCGCATTCTGATCATATCGGAGGGATGAACGAGATCCTTAACAACTTCCAGGTAGAGCATTTTGTTGACAGCGGATACCCTCATACCTCTAAGACTTACGAGAATATGCTGAAGACTATTGATCAGAAAAATATTCCCTTCCAGGTAGCTCAAGCTGGTCAAAAAATCGAGTTTGATCCTGCTGTTGATATTGAGGTCTTAAATCCTGCAAAGACATATTCTGAAGATTTGAACGAAAACTCAGTAGTCCTCAAGGTAACTTACGGAACCACTTCATTCTTGCTCATGGGTGATGCAGGCCTTGAAACAGAAGAACATATCATGAAAGCTGGATATAATGTGGATTCTGACATATTAAAAGTCGGACATCACGCCAGCAGATCTGGCAGTGGAGCATCGTTCATTTCAGCTGTAAGTCCTGAAGTAAGTGTTATCGAAGTTGGAGCAGGAAACGACTATGAACATCCTCATGCTGAGATTCTTGAAAGACTACAGAAAGCTTCAAAAGTCTACAGAACAGACTTGGATGGAACAATTACTGTTACAACCGATGGATCTACTTATACCATAACAACTGAAAAAACCGGGACCATTTCCAGTAGAAATGGAGCCTACACTTCTACAGATTCAACAAGTGAAGAGTCGGAAACTCCAGGTTCTGCAAAATCGACTGTTTATGTGAGCGACCTGAATCTTCAAGATGAATGGGTTCGGATATCAAACACAGGGTCTTCTCCAGTTTCTTTGAACGGCTGGAAAATTGAAGATGAAGGCAGTAAACATATCTATACGTTTCAGTCTTACACCCTGAATGCAGGAACCACAGTAATTATATTTACTGGAAAGGGCACAAACTCAGCTACTGAGCTTTACTGGCAATTAAACGACCCTATATGGAATAACAATGGTGACACAGCATATCTCTACGACAATAGTGGAAAGCTGATCTCAAAACTGGAGAGCTGA
- a CDS encoding DUF3006 domain-containing protein → MENFKVTLDRIEEGNAVLLIRDDESIKIDIPLFLLPACSKEGDVLDITITKDVQETENAKERVSNLLEKLKNKNRG, encoded by the coding sequence ATGGAAAATTTCAAAGTTACTCTTGACCGTATAGAAGAAGGTAATGCAGTGCTGCTTATAAGGGATGACGAGTCAATAAAAATTGACATCCCTCTCTTTTTGTTGCCTGCATGCAGCAAGGAAGGTGATGTTCTGGATATTACCATCACCAAAGATGTGCAAGAGACAGAGAATGCGAAGGAAAGAGTATCAAACCTGCTTGAGAAGCTTAAGAATAAGAATCGAGGATGA